A portion of the Fulvia fulva chromosome 1, complete sequence genome contains these proteins:
- a CDS encoding Quinate permease, with translation MARFNTSRTRVYNWYISIVAASCMVLYGYDASVYNAVQGSSNWVAYFNDPDANIIGAVNTSYTVGAIVAGFFMGGPIADYFGRRVGMASGSVCVIVATFMQTFSPRGQIGCFIAGRVVVGIGQGLALTAGSIYIGECAPPEIRGQIMTFWQCFYSVGSFIAYWINFACAKHVEGLGEWDWKIVIIFQLLMPILILAQVFFIPESPRWSVKHEKIDQARHSLRQIRATEQEVEDEVLMIREAVEFEKEAISFSYTALWKDRSVRKRLMLAFVLNAGQQITGQGSLNTYSTIVYKKVFQSDSTIALINALNATCGILFTLNAAWTADRFGRKFLFIVGAIGMGVCMIIVASVETQTPNLPDGSKSHSVAISIVFLLFLFIFFYKPTWGATVWIWTSEVFSMNVRAQAVGMASQTQNIAQAIVGQFFPIFLKNCGFYAFYMFAGINVLLAVFVWFFVPETRNVLLEEMDTKFGGSNHVEKGGQIMGLEDSHHVDIDADTKMAHAEHVQDVKSSS, from the exons ATGGCACGCTTCAATACGAGTCGTACCAGGGTGTACAACTG GTACATTTCTATCGTGGCAGCCTCCTGCATGGTGCTCTATGGCTACGATGCTTCCGTCTACAATGCTGTCCAAGGCAGTTCTAATTGGGTAGCGTACTTCAACGATCCCGATGCCAACATCATCGGCGCGGTCAACACTTCATACACCGTGGGTGCAATTGTCGCTGGCTTCTTCATGGGCGGACCGATCGCGGACTACTTTGGCAGAAGGGTTGGCATGGCGTCTGGATCTGTGTGCGTCATCGTGGCCACCTTTATGCAAACGTTCTCTCCGCGTGGCCAGATTGGATGCTTCATTGCTGGTCGTGTGGTTGTTGGTATTGGACAGGGCTTAGCACTCA CTGCTGGCAGCATCTACATTGGGGAGTGTGCGCCACCGGAGATCAGAGGTCAGATCATGACCTTCTGGCAGTGCTTTTACTCGGTTGGCTCCTTTATAG CATACTGGATCAACTTCGCTTGCGCCAAGCACGTAGAAGGACTCGGCGAATGGGACTGGAAGATCGTCATCATATTCCAACTTCTGATGCCAATCCTAATCCTCGCCCAAGTCTTCTTCATACCAGAATCTCCTCGCTGGAGCGTAAAACACGAAAAGATCGACCAGGCGCGACATTCGCTTCGCCAGATCCGCGCGACCGAACAAGAGGTGGAAGATGAAGTCCTCATGATCAGAGAAGCAGTCGAATTCGAAAAGGAGGCCATTTCATTCTCGTACACAGCACTCTGGAAAGATCGCTCGGTCCGTAAGCGTCTGATGCTTGCTTTCGTTCTCAATGCTGGCCAGCAGATTACTGGGCAAGGCTCTCTCAACACATACAGCACCATCGTGTACAAGAAAGTGTTCCAGAGCGATTCGACGATTGCTCTCATCAACGCCCTGAACGCGACTTGTGGGATCCTGTTCACCCTCAACGCCGCATGGACGGCTGATCGATTCGGTCGCAAG TTCCTCTTCATCGTCGGCGCAATCGGCATGGGCGTCTGCATGATCATAGTCGCATCAGTCGAAACTCAAACTCCAAATCTACCAGATGGCAGCAAGTCACACTCCGTCGCCATCTCGATCGTGTTCCTGCTCTTTTTgttcatcttcttctacaAGCCGACCTGGGGAGCTACAGTCTGGATCTGGACCTCCGAGGTGTTCAGCATGAACGTTCGCGCACAGGCTGTGGGTATGGCGAGTCAGACTCAGAACATTGCGCAGGCGATTGTTGGACAGTTCTTCCCGATCTTCCTCAAG AACTGCGGTTTCTATGCTTTCTACATGTTCGCGGGCATCAACGTCTTGCTTGCAGTCTTTGTGTGGT TCTTCGTCCCTGAGACTCGCAACGTTCTTCTGGAAGAGATGGACACCAAGTTTGGTGGCTCAAATCACGTTGAGAAAGGTGGACAGATCATGGGTCTTGAGGATTCGCACCATGTCGACATTGATGCCGACACCAAGATGGCACACGCCGAGCATGTGCAGGATGTGAAGTCGTCCTCGTAG